DNA from Bradyrhizobium diazoefficiens USDA 110:
GTTGCTGATCTCGGTGACGCGGTCGGTGATCTTCTGGTCGTTGGCATAGATCGAGACCAGCAGGGTCTCCAGGAACTTGATGCGGGCGATCACGCCGTCGGCGGTCTTCGGTTCGGGCTTGGCGACGAAGGCGCCGACAGAGGTGGAGACCGCAAGATATTGCGAGGTGACGTCCTTGGCCGTGGTCTGGACCGAGGCGAGCCCGGCGAGCGCCGCGGTATCGGCAAGGTCGTCAAACTTGAAGCGAATCTTGTTGCCGACGCTGTTGAGCTCATCGGCCGCGATCTTGTTGTTCTCGCGCGTCAGGGTGATGATCTCACCGAATACCTTCGTAAAGCGCTGGAACTCCGCCTCGAGCTTGCCGACCTGCTCGCGGCGCGCGGCGCCGGTCGTGGCGGACGTCGATTTGGCGATCGCCGCTTTCAGATTCTCTTCGGCCGCCTTGGCCGCGGTCTCGTCGTCTGTCGCCCCGGTCAGCGTATAGGCCCGCGCCAGCCCCTGATAGGCGATCAGCTCGCGGTCGACGGTTCGCGCGAGATCCGCTTCCGCCACGCTGGTCCGGTAGGAGGCCACGGCGGCCTGGATCCGCTCGAAGCCGAAATAGGCGAAAGCCATGCTGACCGCGAGGATGGCCAGCACCGCCACGAAGCCGAGGATGATTTTTGCGCGAAAACGCAAGGTTGGCAGTTTCGATGTGTTCGGCTTGGATTTGACGGACATTCCCCCACCCCATTCCATTCGCGGAAAACCAGGCGCAGCCCGGAAGCAGCCCGCTTCCCGACTCGTGTGCACGGTAATTGGCAAAGGATAAGCGGCGGTAAATTTGCGGCGTCGCAACTTGCGGTTCGGTGACGCGGGCAAATGTCAAGGCGCGCTTTCTCGCGCCGCTACAAATTGAAGGCCGGCACCAATCTCCGCTGTCGTCCCGGACGAGCGAGCGCTGATCCAGACCCATTACCACAGGGCGTGGTTTGGCGATGACTCGTAGTTGCCGGTCTTTGCCCAGCTGGCTCTCGGGGTAATGGGTCCTGGCTTTCGCCAGGACGACGGTGGAGAGAGGGGAGAAGTCCGAGCCTTACGCCGCCCGGATATTTGCCATGAAGCGGTCGAGCTCGGCGCGAAGACGCGTGCTTTCGGATGACAGCGTCTTGGCCGAATTCAACACCTCCTCCGAAGCCGAGCCGGTCTCGGCGGCGCCGCGGTTGACCTGGCCAATGTCGGTGGCGGCGGCGTGGGTGCCCTGGGCGACCGTCTGGACACTGCGCGCGATCTCTTGCGTCGCGGCGCCCTGCTGCTCGACCGCGCTCGCGATCGACGTCGAGATCGACGAGATCTGGCCGATGGTGGCGCCGATCTCCTTGATCGCGGCAACCGACTCGGCTGTGGCGCCCTGCATGCCCGTGATGTGGGAGGAAATCTCGTCGGTTGCTTTCGCCGTCTGGCTGGCCAGCGACTTCACTTCGCTCGCGACCACCGCAAAGCCGCGGCCGGCTTCACCGGCGCGCGCCGCCTCGATGGTCGCATTGAGCGCCAGCAGGTTGGTCTGCTCGGCGATCGCGGTGATGAGCTTGACGACCTCGCCGATCTGCTGGGCGGCATGCGAGAGCTTGCCGATGCGGCCGTCGGTCTCCTTGGCCTGCACCACCGCAGCTTCCGCAATGCGGCTGGAATCGCGCACCTGGCGGCCGATCTCCTCGACCGAGGCCGAGAGCTCTTCCGTCGCGGTGGCGACCGACTGCATGTTGCTGGAGGCCTGCTCCGAGACGCCGGCGACCTGGCTCGACAGGCTCTGCGTGGTCTCGGCGGTGCGGGTCAGCGTGGACGCGGCCGATTCGAGCTGCACGGCCGAAGCCGAGACGTTGGAGACGATGGCGCCGACGGCGCTCTCGAAGTCGTCGGCAAAGCGGATCAGCTCGGAGCGGCGGGCGGTGGCCAGTTCCTTGTTCTGGGCTTCGCTGGCAGCGGCATCGCGCTCGGCCTTGGCGACGGCCTGAACCTTGAACTCCTCGACCGCGCCGGCCATCTCGCCGATCTCGTCCTTGCGGCCGAGGCCCGGCAGCACGACGTCGAAATTGCCCGAGGCGAGTTCGCGCATCGCCTTGCACATCGCGATCATCGGACGCGAGATGCCGGTGCCGAGCAGGAAGGCGAGGATCGCACCTAACAGCGTGCCGCCGACGGCCAGCATCAGCACCAGTTGCTCGGTCTGCCCGATGGTCGCTTCCGATTCCGTATCCAGCCGCTGCTGCTCGGCGACGAGGTCCGCCTTCATTGCGGTCGCGCCTTGCAGGATCGCACCAGCCGAGCCGCTCATCTCGGTCACGAGCTCATCGACCATCTTGGCGTTGGCGATCAGCTTCTCCAGCGCGTCGCGATAGGCCGCGAGCAGCACCTTCGCATCCTTCAAGCCGGCGACGATCTTGTCGTCCATGGAATAGACCGCGCCCAGCGAGTTCTCGACGAACTTCAGTCGCGCCAGCGCGCTTGTCGCCACCGCCTGGTCGGAGTTGAGGATGAAATTGCTCGCGGCCGAACTCGCAGTCTGGAACTGGGCATTGACCTGCTTGGTGCCGAACTCGATCGCCTGCGCTTCTGCGTCGGAGGCGTTGTTGCCGATATCGTCGAGCTTGTACTTCAGGAGGTTGGCATTGCGCTGGAGCTGGTTCTGGACCAGCAGGGCGCTGTCGCGCTTGGCCTGCAGGATCTTTGCAAACGTCGCGGAGAAGTTCGAGAACTCCTTGGCGAGCTTGTTGAGACTCTCCTGCCGCGCCGGCCGCTTGGCGCCCTTGATCGCCTGGTCGATAGCGTTCTTCAGGCTGGCCTCGGCTTCCAGCGCCGCCTTGGCGTCATCTTCCTTGCCGGTGACGACGAAGTAGCGGGCGGACGAACGATAGGCGAGCAGCTCGCGGTCGATGTTGCGGGCGAGGTCGGCCTCCGAAACGCTGGTGCGGTAGGACCCGACCCCGGAGGAGACCCGCTCGAAGCCGAAATAGGCGAAAGCCATGCTGCCGGCGGAGATCACCAGCACTGCGGCAAAGCCCAGGATGATTTTGGCGCGGAACCTGAGGGTCGGAAATATGGTGCGCTTAGACGGCGACGCGATACGCCCGGACATTCCCACCCCCAACCTTATGTTCTTGCAACGATCACGCGGCCCGGAAGCAGCCCTTTCCGAACGCGTGCGGAAAATTAAGGCAGAAACGTCAAGGGGTGGTAAATCCGTCCGGCCTGCACCCCGGGTGGAGAGAGTTTCCGGCCCCTCGCGCGCGACCAGCCTTACCAACCCGTGGGGCGCCGTGTTGCGGCTAACCGGAAAACGCCTTATTCTTTGAAGACTTGTCGGGCACTTATCAGGCACTTGGCGTTAGACCAGGCTGGTCCTCGAGGGGAGAAACGGAGTGGGGCAAACCGATTTTCGGTTTGGCGGTGCGTCTGGCGTTGCCGTTGCCAAATCGAAGGCTGCGAGCGTCGATGAAGCCGTGGCCGAGCTCGCCGCCCAGCTCCCATCCGACGAGCTGGCGCTGATCCTGGTCTTCCTCTCGCCCAGCTACGACCCTCATCACTTCATCGCCGAGATCACCCGGCAATTCGACGAGACTCAGGTCTGCGGTTGCACGACCGCGGGCGAGCTCGCCCCTGACGGCTGGGACGAGAACAGCGTCGTGGCGCTGGCGTTCAGCCGTGCCGACTTCTCCGCCGCGGTGCGGCCCATTCTCAACCTCGACAGCTTCCGCGTCGAGGACGGCCGCAGGATCGGCGGCGAGCTCCGGCACGAGCTGTTGCGGATCACCCCGCAAGTCGATCGCGGCAATCCCTTCGGCCTGGTGTTGAT
Protein-coding regions in this window:
- a CDS encoding methyl-accepting chemotaxis protein, whose amino-acid sequence is MSGRIASPSKRTIFPTLRFRAKIILGFAAVLVISAGSMAFAYFGFERVSSGVGSYRTSVSEADLARNIDRELLAYRSSARYFVVTGKEDDAKAALEAEASLKNAIDQAIKGAKRPARQESLNKLAKEFSNFSATFAKILQAKRDSALLVQNQLQRNANLLKYKLDDIGNNASDAEAQAIEFGTKQVNAQFQTASSAASNFILNSDQAVATSALARLKFVENSLGAVYSMDDKIVAGLKDAKVLLAAYRDALEKLIANAKMVDELVTEMSGSAGAILQGATAMKADLVAEQQRLDTESEATIGQTEQLVLMLAVGGTLLGAILAFLLGTGISRPMIAMCKAMRELASGNFDVVLPGLGRKDEIGEMAGAVEEFKVQAVAKAERDAAASEAQNKELATARRSELIRFADDFESAVGAIVSNVSASAVQLESAASTLTRTAETTQSLSSQVAGVSEQASSNMQSVATATEELSASVEEIGRQVRDSSRIAEAAVVQAKETDGRIGKLSHAAQQIGEVVKLITAIAEQTNLLALNATIEAARAGEAGRGFAVVASEVKSLASQTAKATDEISSHITGMQGATAESVAAIKEIGATIGQISSISTSIASAVEQQGAATQEIARSVQTVAQGTHAAATDIGQVNRGAAETGSASEEVLNSAKTLSSESTRLRAELDRFMANIRAA